Genomic window (Salvelinus fontinalis isolate EN_2023a chromosome 3, ASM2944872v1, whole genome shotgun sequence):
ttagaccacagctagcagtgcgatgcagagccttagaccacagctagcagtgtgatgcagagccttagaccacagctagcagtgtgatgcagagccttagaccacagctagcagtgtgatgcagagccttagaccacagctagcagtgtgatgcagagccttagaccacagctagcagtgtgatgcagagccttagaccacagctagcagtgtgatgcagtgccttagactacagctagcagtgtgatgcagagccttagaccacagctagcagtgCGATGCAGTTCTTTTATTCATCCGTTTGCTTTATAACTGTTTTACTCTGAAGCGTGTGGTGATTTTAAATGTACTCAAAAGAAAATGTGATTGGATTTGATGTTAATTCAACAAGCTTATTTTATTTTAAGGAGCAGACGTGTTTAGCTACGTCAGGGATTAATACAGTATTTCTTCATTTATCTTATGTTATTTTATCTTAAGAGAAATTGTTTATTCTACTCCTATGTCCTGTAGGGTCAGACGTGGTTTAGCGTCATGCGGAGGGGCCACCTGTTGGTGTCTGAGAGTGGGGACAGAGTGGAGGTGGAGTGGGACGCAGACAGCCTGACCCTGGAGAGCCACCTGGCTGAGAAGGGACGAGGTGGTTTTAATTACTGTGGTTCCATCTATAATGGCACTctcttccctatttagtgcaccacTTGGTAGTGCAGTATAcagcgaatagggtgccatttgggactcgaaCCGTGTTGTACCATTTTTTCAAATGGCTTCaaagcttttttttttatatcagcATTTGTCACAAACTGCTTTTAAAGCtggggcgacctgaccaaattcacatagaaatgcgtGTTATAGATCTGTagttctcattgaaagcaagtctaagaagtggtaggtCTGTCCTATGTGGGCTATTTCTgtgcttcctgttcttaagttttAGGTTATCTACACTATACCTGTGTTTTGTCACAACTATTAGAATTGTATCAACCAGGAAATGGctgagtgatttctgcatagtgtgTCTTTACAGTAACCCGGCCTAGACCCCAAAGACTAAGCAGAAGAGGAGAATGGTTTaaaccaggggttctcaaacctctcctcagggacccccaagtcgttccatgtgtttgatctattccagagctagcacacctgattcaacttgtcaactaatcatcaaaccGTCAactaggtgaatcaggtgagctagttcTACAATGGAATTGTGAAACGTCCGAGGTTCCACGAGGAGAGCTTTGAAAGCCACTGGTTTAAACCACTGTGTTGTGTTCTCTGCCTGGCTGCCAGACCACTCTGATTCTGCTCTCTTTCCTTATGTAAGGAGTGGCTAGAGGGCAGAGACGGACTGGCAGCCAGGCTAGTATCACATAACAGTAGTTGGAATGTGTTCTCCTTCTGTCATATGAGAAGTATAaatcttcagaaagtattcatactctgtgacttattccacattttattgtgttacagcctgaattcaacatagCTTTAATATGTTTttcctctcacccatctacacacaatagcccgtaatgacaaagtgaaaacatttattgaaaatgaaatccagaaatatcttatttacataagtattcacacccttgagtcaatacatgttagaataatctttggcagcgattacagctgtgagtgtttctgggaaAGTTTCTAAGAGCTGTGCACAGTCTTTGCCTTCTTAAtaaaaaaattattcaagctctgtcaaattggttgttgagcattgctagacaaccaagTCTTGCCATCGATTTTTAAGTAGACTTAattaaaaactgtaacttggccactcaggaacattaactgtcttcttggtaagcaactccagtgtagatttggccttgtgttttaggttattgtactgctgaaaggtgaattaatctgccagtgtctggtggaaagcagactgaaccaggttttcctctaggatgttgcctgtgcttagctctattccgtttctggTTTATCCTGAAAAACAACTCTGCCCTTAACAATTACACGcatgcccataacatgatgcagacaccactatgcttaaaaatatggagagtggtactcagtaatgtgttgtattggatttgccccaaacataacactttgtattcaggacaaaaagttaattgctttgccacatttttagcaGTATTACTTGTTTAGTgcgttgttgcaaacaggatgcatgttttggaatattttttattctgtacagccttccttctttccactctgtcaattaggttagtaatgTGGATGTTGTTCAACAATGTTGTTGAACTCTCAGCCATTCAActctttaactgttttaaagtcaccgttggcctcattgtgaaatccgtgagcggtttccttcctctcctgagttaggaaggacgcctgtatctttgtagtgactgggtgtattgatacaccatccaaaatgtaactaataacttcaccatgctcaaagggatattcaatgtctgctttttatgtgttcccatctaccaataggtgcccttctttgtaaggcattggaaaacctcccaggTCTTTGTGGTCGAATCTCTGTTTTAAatccactgctcgactgagggaccttacagataattgtatgtgtggggtacagaggggcggcaggtagcctagtggttagagcgttgggccagtaaccgaaaggttgctagatcgaatcccccagctgacaaggcaaaaatctgtcgttctgcccctgaacactgttactaggccgtcattgtatataagaatttgttcttaactgacttgcctagttaaataaaggttcaataaatataaaaaaaggtaaataaaagatgaggtagtcattcaaaaatcatgttaaagactattattgcacacagagtgagttcatgcaacttatgtgacttgttaagcacatttgtatCTCTGAACttaaggcttgccataacaaaggggttgaatacttattgactcaagacatttcagctttttattaattagtaaaaatgtctaaaaacattcttccactttgacattatgaggtattgtgtgtaggccagtgacaaaacaatctcaatttaatacattttaaattcaggctgtaacacaatggaaaaagttaaggagtgtgaatactttctgtactTAATATTAATGAAGACTGCATCATACTGACCGACTGATCATCGCACTGACCGACTGATCATCGCACTGACCGACTGATCATCGCACTGACCGACTGATCATCGCACTGACCGACTGATCATCGCACTGACCGACTGATCATCGCACTGACCGACTGATCATCGCACTGACCGACTGATCATCGCACTGACCGACTGATCATCGCACTGACCGACTGATCATCGTACTGACCGACTGATCATCGTACTGACCGACTGATCATCGTATTGACCGACTGATCATCGTATTGACTGACTGATCATTGTACCCCCAGGTATGGAGCTGTCGGAGCTAGTTGCGTTCAACGGTCACCTGTACAGTGTGGACGACCGTACAGGAGTTGTCTACAGGATAGAGGGGAACCAGGCGGTACCCTGGGTGATACTGACTGATGGAGACGGGTCTGTCTCaaaaggtcagtgtgtgtgtgtggggggctcAAAACAGAGTGGCTGGCCCTGAAGGATGAGTGTCTGTACGTGGGGCGGTTCTGGGTAAAGAGTGGTTCACCAGGACCAGACTGTAATAACCTCTAACCCTTGACCTCTGTGTAGGGTTCAAGGCGGAGTGGCTGGCGGTGAAGGATGAGTGCCTCTACGTGGGGGGTCTGGGTAAAGAGTGGACGACCACTACCGGAGAGTTCATCAACGACAACCCCCAATGGATCAAGGTCGTGGGTTACCGCGGCGACGTGGAACACGAGAACTGGGTACCGCGTTACAACGCCCTGCGCCGCGCAGCCGGGATTCAACCGCCAGGTGAGGGAGGGGGGCGGAGTCTAATACACCTGTCTTTAATCCTCTTGGTTCCTGGAAGAATGTatgactctctctgttcctctgaaGATGTCACTTTCTATTCTCTTTCTCCGAGGCGACCTGATGCACCAAGTCAGTTGTGTGGAAAAACACTCCCTCGATCatctcacactttctctctcatatatctcccctttctctctttctcccgtcCAGGTTACCTGATCCATGAGTCTGCGGCGTGGTCCGACCGCCTCCAGCGCTGGTTCTTCCTCCCCCGCCGCGCCAGCTCCGAACGCTACGATGAGATGGCCGACGAGCGCCGCGCCAccaacctcctcctctcctgcccctCGGACTTCCGCGACATCACCGTGGGGCACGCTGGACCGCTCCACCCAACGCACGGTTTCTCCTCGTTCAAGTTCGTACCGGACACCGACGATCAGATCGTACTCGCGTTGAAGTCGGAGGAGGACGCGGGGAAGATAGCGACGTATATCCTGGCGTTTACGTTAGACGGGAGGATGTTACTGCCAGAGACGAAGATAGGAGACCTGAAGTATGAAGGACTGGAGTTTATTTaaaatggagggatggggagatccTTAGGAGAGACTGGAGAGGGGGTTggatgcagaatacaacaggacAGGGTTGGTTGTTAGAACTTAAACATCACCGACCTGTGAAGTAGTGTGATGAGGTAGGAGGACTCTGTTCCAGGAAGGTCCCAGTCATCACCAAGGTTGTCCAGAAAAACGACTAGTGTTGTAAGATTCTTCACATGGGCGACTTCCTGCCCCATAAAGGAGTCTGGGTAATGTAGTCCACTACGTCTGGGTttaaacaggcagcccaattctgaggtttttaccaatcacatcagatctgaCTGGTCAAAATAATTGGCTGCATATCTAAACGCAGCCGAAGGAGACCTATGGTTGAACAACGGTCGTAAAAACTGTGACGCTCACAGGAACAAAAATACTAAAATTgacagggttgtgttcagtaggcacAAATCGGAAAGAAACGTTTTAAAACTGAGCATTAATTACCTGAAGTTGTCCAATAAGGccagtaatttttttttttttacatttgtgcCTTCTGAAGAGGACCCTTGTTTAAACTAACACTGACTCACAAATGCAAAACTTAGATGACGTTGGTTTGTCAACATTTGCCATATGTTGACCAGACTACTGAATAAGATGCATGATCTTCTTACACCAGCTGTTATGTTAATAACTTGTTTTCTCTCTTAAAACAGAACACCTCAGATTAAAATGTTCATATGTCATTCTGGTTCTTGATCAGAGTTGGTTGAATAATGAACAGCTTACCACAGAAAACATGTGTCATACAGATTCAAATTGGTAAAATCTTTATTGATCACAACATAAAACAGATACAGTACATTAGTTAGATCCTGGTTGATTTAAATGCAATCAATCACTTCAAGTTATCATTCCATTAATATGGGATTGTTCAGGGAAGTCATAATTTAAAACATACCATTAACTGATTGGAATTTACAAAGATACGTTCCACAAATACTCAATGTGGATCAGATACATTTCACACATCATCCTATAGTGATTGACACATGGCCATTAAACAATGTATTTCAATCAAATAAGCAACTGAATTAATCAAACGTACTCGTCCCTGTTATTTTAAAAACCTGACGATGTAGTAGTGCAAGGTGGTTCCCATGGCGGCGACTCGTTGCGGCAGCCATCTTTGTTTACAAGCTGGTTCCCATGGCGATGACGTCCCGAGGCAGCCCTGCCATTTTGAGCGTTGTGAAGGAGCCCAGTTTAGAGTAGAAGTCAAACATCCTCCTGTCACCCTGCCTCAGCTCACAGAACACACCTCTGGAACCTGTaggagagaggtggggtagaTTCAGATGTTAACTACAGTCAAATGACGAGGGGAAAAGAATGAGGAACAAGACAAACTGAACGATGCACCTCATTCTGAATGAGGGGCTGTACATGTGTTAGTTCTGATAATCCAGCCCTATGCCATCAGGGAGAGAAGCACCATCTGGCATAGACACATCTGATTCATTTCTGGATCAGTAACTGAATCCTACTTTGTATTGTGCCAAAAGTCAAATCCCCACCTCTAAAGCTGAATGTGCTTGAACCCCGGTCTGATTACTAATAGGTCAAGGGTATTGTTGAACTCTTGCATAGCAGCCATCACACTAAgccagggttctccaaccctgttccaggagagctaccgtcctgtaggttcactccaaccctaatctagtgcacctgattctaataattagctggttgatcagcTTAGTTaaaactggggttggagtgaaaacctccaggaacagggttggagagacctgCTCTAGGCTCAGTCAAACAGTGACCAGAAACCCACTGTGCAGGTGCACAACTACAAGGGAGTCAGCACCCTAATCACAGTAGTGGCACTTGAATATACAAGTCAACAACTCACCACTGGTCTTCATCAACGAGAGCAGGCTGCCAATCATACGCCTGGCGGGGGCGGGTTCTGTAACCCGGGGGTGGAGCTGCATGGTTACCATGGAAGGGAAGTCCCCTGGCAACGCTCTCTACAAGAaggacgggggagagagggagaaaagatcAAATCGTATTTTCAGAGTCAAGGAACTCCATACAAAACTTCTGAAGtaatacagagagacagaactgAACTACAACCATATAGAATCATGTTGGGGTCAATGATTGAAACAAGACCAAGACACATTCCAGTGTGTGATTGTGCCGTTGGAACCTAGCGGTTACCTGGTTGTTCAGTGCAGCTGCTGTGGCGTCAGTAAGGCCCAGGGCATAACCACACACCCCCCTCTCATCCTCCAGAACCAGACCACAGCTTGGGGAGGGGCACAGCTGCCCTCCTGCTAgcctggggagggggagagggagaggtacacTGGGACATTACATACTGGCTGTCTAGACTGAAGGTCAGGACAAGCGCGCAGTCACATATTGAAGAACAAAAACTACTGGCTGATCAGAGACTGTCCAGAGTGGATCATTGGGGAGtcatgctgtacacacacacacacactccctcacccaTCACTGATCAGAGACTGTCCAGAGTGGATCATTGGGGAGTCATGCTGTACACACTCCCTCACCCATCACTGATCAGAGACTGTCCAGAGTGGATCATTGGGGAGtcatgctgtacacacacacacacacactccctcacccaTCACTGATCAGACTGTCCAGAGTAGATCATTGGGGAGTCATGCtgtacacactccctccctcacccatcACTGATCAGACTGTCCAGAGTAGATCATTGGGGAGTCATGCTGTACACACTCCCTCACCCATCACTGATCAGACTGTCCAGAGTAGATCATTGGGGAGTCATGCTGTACACACTCCCTCACCCATCACTGATCAGACTGTCCAGAGTAGATCATTGGGGAGTCATGCtgtacacactccctccctcacccatcACTGATCAGACTGTCCAGAGTGGATCATTGGGGAGTCATGCTGTACACACTCCCTCACCCATCACTGATCAGACTGTCCAGAGTGGATCATTGGGGAGtcatgctgtacacacacacacacacactccctcacccaTCACTGATCAGAGACTGTCCAGAGTGGATCATTGGGGAGTCATGCTGTACACACTCCCTCACCCATCACTGATCAGAGACTGTCCAGTGTGGATCATTGGGGAATCATGCTGTACACACTCCCTCACCCATCACTGATCAGAGCAGGTAGTGCTGCTGCAGGAGCCTTGGCCTCTCCTCTCTGCATCTCCATGTGGATCTTCTGTATCTCAGTCTGAAACAACAGAGATGTTATAAAGACAAAATCAATAAAGATGTCAGCTAGCCGATACATGCCTCACATATTACAGAGGTGGTTTGGTGAACCAAACCTAACGCCCAGGCTAGCTAATGCCCGGGTTAGCTTATAACTACACGCGTTAGCTTCTCAATGAGAATTAAACGTGCAAGTTATATTAGCATAATTATTCAaacagagtaccacagtatgagtcagaatacccataaaacctagcatcattcatttttcccataaggGATTTTAGAaatacttaaaataagggctgtgttttgtgtaggtttACCTTGGCGTGATGTTCTGATAATCATGTAAATCCCCCCCCAtcagacaaggtgacttatcaatatattcgcctgtatttaccTCCCAAAAATGtaatgctaatgtggctatcatacagaactacaaatgccatgacaTAGACGAGACTGCTGAATCgatgtagtaatgaataaattgactAAAGTTCTTTatatggacaattctgtgaactgtcttgtgcaagttttaaattgacacaatacctgttagcaaaggtgtcagctagagatgatgtgCAGGAGCTTCTTGGGATTTGTAgctttgcatgatgtctactttgatgctaattagcatttttgaatcagagtaaatagagccgaatatattgatttaaaaaagtcaccttgtccgagagagatttacatagttatcaaaacatcactcCAGGGTaaacctacacgaaacacagcccttattttaagtgtttctaaaatcccctatgggaaaaatgaatggaggAAAAACGTTTGGAACCATTTCCTtttttgactgctaggttttatgggaaTTATGACGTGTCCACTGTGGTGCTCTATACTACAGGCTTTcgctcagtgggctaacacagtcttacGGCGAAACACTCAGAAGACCTGGTTTCCATTCCCAGTCAGTCCACACGTCTCGTATATTTGAACAGATATGTTATAGTCAGTTCTAGATATATTGAAATAACTAACCTTGTCTTCTGGGCAGAAGGGTCGTATAGAATACACTGATGTCATAGGAGGGTGGCGGAACAGATCTCTGTTACCATGGCAAGGCAGCATTCTCTAAACAATAAACAACAGCAATACTATCGTCATCAACCAgtcagtaccaagtcaatgatcTCTTTGTTATGCCTGAGAGATCAATGGCTCTGTCTAGGTGGTTGTCtgatcccctgtgtgtgtgtgtggcttgtcATTGAGTGTTGATCTGTGATGTGAATGTGACAGCAGAAGTATATACAgttgtagtgtgttctgtgtggtgcatcaCATTGTACTCGTAGACAAATAGTAGcaaaaggtgaatgttgaacttttgtggCAGACATCCAGTAACAATTTTGGATGACATAATTACATAAAAGTTTGACTGCAGAATTTATTACCAATGTTGATGCAATGACGTTGTCGACCGATTGAGATGTAGGAGGCATACAAAATAATTCCAGTCATCTCATCAAAGGGGAGATGGGGGTTAAAAAGGGGTGGGATTTGGGGGTTAAAGGGGTGGGATATGGGATTTAAAGGGGTGGATGATGGGGGTTAAAAGGGTGGGATATGGGGGTTAAAAGGGTGGGATATGGGGGTTAAAGGGGTGGGGTATGGGGGTTAAAGGGGTGGGATATGGGGGTTAAAGGGGTGGGATATGGGGGTTAAAGGGGTGGATGATGGGGGTTAAAAGGGTGGGATATGGGGGTTAAAGGGATGGGATTTGGGGGTTAAAAGGGTGGGATATGGGGGTTAAAGTGGTGGATGATGGGGGTAAGCGCTGTACCTGGAACTCCCCGGAGAGACCCCCTCTAAACCCCCAGGGCTCTGGGTCGTCAGTCATCACCTGGCCTGAGGGCCTACTCTGCCCCCCTGTGGACACAAACAATATTACACTTAAATGATACATCAACCTATATGCTTATTGCCTACTGCATACAGCTCCTTGTACCACAACATACAATAATGCAGTGACCTACACAACAACATACTATAtgggtctctctccccccccgcaGCCACGCCCGTTGTACTTAATTATTTGGCGGCGCCGCTTCATGTGTCTCACACACTATTCCCCCCCCCGTTGTACCCAATTGTTTGACGTAGGCGCGGGCCAGGGTGACACCACTCTTAATGTCACAGATGTAGTTGTAGAGGTCGTAGAGGATGCTCCGGTTGGGGGCGTTGGACAGACGGTTAAACATGGTAAACACAGCAACACACATCACGTCAAAACACTTCGCCCTGGAACGCCACTCTGCTGTctgtagacagggagagaggggaccgagagatacatggagacagagagacagagttagtgagaaagagaaagagggtgtgtgtgttagagaaagtTGTCAATGTAAGTTCTTACAATTTCCACATCAATAAAGATACTTAAATTATTACATTGATTGAGTGTGTCCCACTCAGTCCTTGTCTCTATATCCCACACTGCCTCAGTCCCTTCAGCCAGTCcagtcccaacacacacactcctcaccatctcagtcccaacacacacactcctcaccatctcagtcccaacacacacactcctcaccatctcagtcccaacacacacactcctcaccatctcagtcccaacacacacactcctcaccatCTCAGTCCCAACACACTCCTCACCATCCCAGTCcagtcccaacacacacactcctcaccatCTCAGTCcagtcccaacacacacactcctcaccatctcagtcccaacacacacactcctcaccatctcagtcccaaca
Coding sequences:
- the LOC129851225 gene encoding soluble calcium-activated nucleotidase 1-like, with the translated sequence MNSLRISVRGLPALAFMACAASDPRFRLKWRAITVATLLALALLLYLHQTTGVGTGGNDFFGGVSSDRLHHHGNGAQSWWTNNDKEVNNNGNRQPVAAVRSNGGVNWKNKHYNDTYPLSPPERVASGSIRYRIGVIADLDTASRSTKGQTWFSVMRRGHLLVSESGDRVEVEWDADSLTLESHLAEKGRGMELSELVAFNGHLYSVDDRTGVVYRIEGNQAVPWVILTDGDGSVSKGFKAEWLAVKDECLYVGGLGKEWTTTTGEFINDNPQWIKVVGYRGDVEHENWVPRYNALRRAAGIQPPGYLIHESAAWSDRLQRWFFLPRRASSERYDEMADERRATNLLLSCPSDFRDITVGHAGPLHPTHGFSSFKFVPDTDDQIVLALKSEEDAGKIATYILAFTLDGRMLLPETKIGDLKYEGLEFI